The Candidatus Krumholzibacteriia bacterium genome contains the following window.
CGTCGCGATCGTCGTCGGCCATGTACTCCCGCATGTTCAGCAGGGCGGCGAAGGACTTCTCGTCGCCCTGGCCCTTGCGCAGAAGGATGATGTTGCTGAGACGCGCAGAGTCACGGTAGCCCCCCGCCTGGGCCAGCGCCTGCATGATGTCGATGCGCCGCTCGTACTGGTACTCTCCCGGGCGGGTCACTTCACCCAGCACGTAGAAACGTGCCCCGGTCTCCTGCACGATCACGTCCACGCGGGGCGAGACGAGGACCTCGGCGTAGGCGCCCTGCACCTCACCGGCGAGTTCCTCGGGCGACTTGCCCTCGGCCCGGACGTCGCCCAGATAGGGAAGACTCACGAATCCGTCGGGGCGCACCTTCACGAAACGGTTCTGCTCGGGGTGGGTGAAGAAGACCACCTCGAGCTGGTCGCCACCCTGGATGCGGTAACGCCATTCCTCGTCCGAACCCAACTCCGTGGTTCCGCCGGCGAAGACCTGTTCCGCTTCGTCGGCGTTGGGGCCGGTGGACTGCCCACGGTTCAGATCGAAGTCCGATCGCGCCGACGCACCGCATCCCGTCCCCAGCAGGATCACTCCGAGAAGCAGCGTCAATGTGCGCAGTCGCTGGGCGAAAGCCCGCGGGACCGACGCCGGGACCAAGTCGAAGACTGCTCGCATAGTTGCGCTCCGTGTCCGGGAAAGGTGGAACGTCCCTGAGAACTCCGCCTGTCCCTGGTGACTGTTGGACT
Protein-coding sequences here:
- a CDS encoding polysaccharide biosynthesis/export family protein; protein product: MTLLLGVILLGTGCGASARSDFDLNRGQSTGPNADEAEQVFAGGTTELGSDEEWRYRIQGGDQLEVVFFTHPEQNRFVKVRPDGFVSLPYLGDVRAEGKSPEELAGEVQGAYAEVLVSPRVDVIVQETGARFYVLGEVTRPGEYQYERRIDIMQALAQAGGYRDSARLSNIILLRKGQGDEKSFAALLNMREYMADDDRDASLQLRPYDIVWVPRSNISRWDNATEQALRGILLAEDVAISGWSLVNFEDVFENRRF